In Melanotaenia boesemani isolate fMelBoe1 chromosome 18, fMelBoe1.pri, whole genome shotgun sequence, the following proteins share a genomic window:
- the ncf2 gene encoding neutrophil cytosol factor 2, which produces MSFVDTLRQWDEAITCADRQDLSEALRIFLSIQEPNSKICFDIGCLHLINQDLDAAEKAFDCSIRKDEHLAVAFFQRGITFYRKKKYEESLADFQRAFKALRGNQLIDYKALGLRYILYACEVLHNVALAEAQLGNWEKAQENLVKALDCKTEAKLSVIDKALQSTLKQKVFKLVTFPSTILFRPNKHYVAELEKKDYLGKAKVVASVVPQDDFSGFAPLQPQVEDGPSSPKEPEVLRALEGEPHTVLFEFCPETSDELAVVPGNIVFVLQKGADNWAYVVFNERRGLVPYNYLERLEISLASRQNRVNQPDRTASPSREPPTRPERILGLTPGEGGGDARRMEPTEAFCVVKVRFTFNFIVSVPRGSPYRVLVGKISRKLNVSSAAVILSSVAGGQHLIHDNMDDLWSRAKEGRITVWCKTRMLSDEEPQDEIRLVALHSYQSSNPEDLNFDQGATITLLSRVNQDWLEGHCDGNTGIFPASFVEEVPVM; this is translated from the exons ATGTCTTTTGTGGATACTTTGCGTCAGTGGGATGAGGCTATAACCTGTGCTGACAGACAGGATTTATCAGAAGCCCTCAGGATTTTTTTGTCTATTCAAGAACCAAACTCTAAGATTTGTTTTGACATCGGCTGCCTCCACCTAATCAACCAAGACCTGGATGCTGCCGAAAAG GCCTTTGATTGCAGCATACGCAAAGATGAACATCTGGCTGTTGCCTTCTTTCAAAGAGGAATCACCTTCTACAGAAAGAAGAA GTATGAGGAGAGCTTAGCTGATTTCCAGAGAGCCTTCAAAGCTCTGAGAGGAAACCAGCTGATCGACTACAAGGCTCTCGGTCTCAGATACATCCTGTATGCATGCGAG GTCCTCCACAATGTGGCCCTGGCTGAGGCCCAGCTGGGGAACTGGGAAAAGGCCCAGGAGAACCTGGTGAAGGCACTGGACTGCAAGACGGAGGCCAAGCTGAGTGTCATTGACAAAGCTCTGCAGTCCACACTG AAACAAAAGGTTTTCAAGCTGGTCACGTTCCCATCCACCATCCTATTCAGACCAAACAAACATTACGTGGCGGAGCTGGAGAAGAAGGACTACCTGGGAAAGGCAAAG gTCGTTGCCTCTGTTGTTCCTCAGGATGATTTCTCAGGATTTGCGCCGTTACAACCTCAG GTTGAGGACGGTCCTTCTTCTCCGAAAGAACCAGAGGTTCTGAG AGCTCTGGAAGGAGAACCCCACACAGTTCTGTTTGAGTTCTGTCCTGAGACCAGCGATGAGCTTGCCGTGGTTCCAGGAAACATTGTGTTTGTTCTGCAGAAAGGAGCTGATAACTGGGCTTACGTGGTTTTCAATGAGAGA CGGGGACTTGTTCCCTATAATTACCTGGAACGTCTGGAAATCTCCCTGGCTTCCCGACAGAATCGG GTGAACCAGCCGGACCGAACAGCGTCTCCAAGCCGagaaccaccaaccagacctgAGAGGATTCTGG GTTTGACTCCAGGAGAGGGTGGAGGAGACGCTCGGAGGATG GAGCCAACAGAAGCATTCTGTGTCGTCAAAGTCCGTTTCACCTTTAACTTCATCGTCTCCGTTCCTAGAGGCTCTCCATACAGAGTGCTGGTGGGAAAAATCAGCAGGAAGCTGAATGTCAGTTCAGCTGCAGTCATTCTAAG TTCCGTGGCCGGGGGACAGCATCTAATCCACGACAACATGGACGACCTGTGGAGTCGGGCCAAGGAGGGGCGCATCACAGTGTGGTGCAAGACCAGAATg CTGAGCGATGAAGAACCCCAGGATGAGATCCGTCTTGTGGCCCTCCACTCCTACCAGTCCTCCAACCCTGAAGACCTGAACTTTGACCAGGGGGCAACCATCACGCTGCTCTCTAGAG TTAACCAGGACTGGTTGGAAGGCCACTGTGATGGGAATACTGGTATATTTCCTGCATCCTTTGTGGAAGAAGTTCCTGTGATGTAA